A genomic region of Trichothermofontia sichuanensis B231 contains the following coding sequences:
- a CDS encoding gamma-glutamylcyclotransferase, giving the protein MTLTRADLQASRLQQMMREAGVALPLWSDRELQASIDATLQSHPPGEDLWLFAYGSLIWNPALHYRERRVGKIYGWHRRFCLWTPLGRGTPEHPGLVLGLDRGGSCQGVVYRIAAADLATELLLLWRREMVVGSYLPRWVKVFAGSHCFPALTFVINPEHDCYAGRLPLTTAVHHIATAQGQIGPCAEYLFQTVAGLAAVGIHDRTLHHLAEQVLQRQQEAGAARGSGSSEDAA; this is encoded by the coding sequence ATGACCTTGACTCGGGCCGACTTGCAGGCATCGCGGTTACAACAGATGATGCGTGAAGCGGGGGTGGCCCTACCGCTGTGGAGCGATCGCGAACTCCAGGCTTCGATCGACGCTACGCTGCAAAGCCATCCCCCAGGGGAGGACCTCTGGCTATTTGCCTATGGTTCCTTGATTTGGAACCCAGCCCTGCACTATCGAGAACGGCGGGTCGGGAAGATTTATGGCTGGCACCGCCGTTTCTGCCTCTGGACGCCCCTAGGCCGGGGTACTCCGGAACATCCAGGATTGGTTCTGGGCCTCGATCGCGGCGGCAGTTGTCAAGGGGTTGTTTACCGGATCGCAGCAGCGGATCTGGCCACGGAACTGCTCCTCCTGTGGCGACGGGAAATGGTTGTCGGGTCTTATCTCCCCCGCTGGGTCAAAGTCTTTGCGGGGTCACACTGCTTTCCCGCTCTGACCTTTGTGATCAATCCTGAACACGATTGCTATGCCGGTCGCTTGCCGTTGACGACAGCGGTTCACCACATTGCCACCGCCCAGGGCCAAATTGGCCCCTGCGCCGAGTATTTATTCCAAACGGTGGCGGGACTGGCGGCGGTAGGCATTCATGATCGCACCCTCCACCACTTGGCCGAGCAAGTCCTACAGCGGCAACAGGAGGCCGGGGCTGCTCG
- a CDS encoding IMS domain-containing protein has product MRIPLDYYRILGLPPQATLEQLQQAHHDRALQLPRREYSEAAIAGRKALLDEAYAVLADPEQRRLYDARLRGQSVDVAVDVAPERAKGQVVSADPDQAKSTPELLNGAELPKPIATPPEPIPEPPLPVPPPLLEVKPEQVPGALLILYELGEYDLILKLARPQLTTWRNRSQDGAETPDLARSDIILTLALAYLELGREYWQQGQYERAADVLQSGQTLLLQEGVFAGVRGEIQADLYKLRPYRILELLALPETNTSERQQGLQLLQDMLNERGGIDGTGDDHSGLTVDDFLRFIQQIRDYLTAAEQQALFEAEARRPSAVATYLAVYTLIARGFAQFQPALIHQAKQLLLRLSVRQDVHLEQAICALLLGQTEEASRALELSQEYESIAFIRDHSQGSPDLLPGLCLYSERWLQEEVFPHFRDLANEVAQLKAYFANEEVQAYLEALPNEREVEADTWTPITTDLTPPPYERGDEQATGRLSPPAPSTTAVAWEDPTLPPLADPPHPTASSPPSPVLPPHPTRQSRRTAASPTPVEPAASGMTAAAGPAQPNPKVRRFARSVTEPLSRFTQAAVSPTVSQNSSSSHQEYAIRDESVSSRRSSPRAGTTHAIPRLGRLLLVGLLGLGLLGGTVFLVRATYGWLTGIFRALSGPQLVRESAEVPLDSPLFILPEPGSAAFRPSMEGPMNKELATWLIETWLATKAAALGPKHATDKLATILAEPALGQWQQQADGAKRDNWHGEYEHTVRVETVTQDPNNPDQAEVEAQVQERAAFYQNGRLDEASSYQDTLRVRYSLVRQGGEWRIQSMQVVG; this is encoded by the coding sequence GTGCGTATCCCGCTCGACTACTATCGCATTCTGGGTTTACCCCCGCAAGCCACCCTAGAGCAACTGCAACAGGCACATCACGATCGTGCCCTACAGTTGCCGCGTCGGGAATATTCCGAAGCAGCGATCGCTGGTCGTAAGGCCCTCCTCGACGAAGCTTATGCCGTCCTGGCTGATCCAGAACAACGTCGCCTCTATGATGCCCGTCTGCGAGGCCAATCTGTGGATGTTGCTGTGGATGTTGCCCCCGAGCGGGCAAAGGGCCAAGTCGTTTCTGCCGATCCCGATCAGGCCAAATCAACACCGGAACTGCTCAATGGGGCAGAACTACCGAAGCCGATCGCTACCCCCCCGGAACCGATCCCAGAGCCACCCTTACCGGTTCCCCCTCCTCTCTTGGAGGTCAAACCAGAGCAGGTTCCCGGCGCCCTGCTCATCCTGTACGAACTGGGTGAGTACGATCTCATCCTCAAACTGGCCCGTCCGCAGCTAACAACCTGGCGCAACCGTTCCCAAGATGGTGCTGAGACACCGGATCTCGCGCGATCGGATATTATCCTTACCTTGGCCCTAGCCTACCTGGAACTGGGGCGAGAATACTGGCAACAGGGGCAATATGAACGGGCCGCTGATGTTCTACAGTCGGGCCAAACCCTGCTGTTGCAGGAGGGGGTATTTGCAGGGGTACGGGGTGAGATCCAGGCCGATCTCTATAAATTGCGCCCCTATCGCATCCTCGAACTCTTGGCCTTGCCAGAAACCAATACCAGTGAGCGCCAACAGGGACTACAACTGCTTCAGGACATGCTGAATGAGCGCGGGGGAATTGATGGCACGGGGGATGATCACTCCGGGCTGACGGTCGATGACTTTCTGCGCTTCATCCAACAAATTCGCGATTATCTGACCGCCGCTGAGCAGCAGGCTCTGTTTGAGGCAGAGGCACGGCGACCTTCGGCGGTGGCCACCTACTTAGCCGTGTATACCCTGATCGCCCGGGGCTTTGCCCAGTTTCAACCCGCCTTGATTCACCAGGCGAAACAACTGCTATTGCGGCTGAGTGTGCGCCAGGATGTGCACCTGGAGCAGGCCATCTGTGCTTTGCTGCTCGGGCAAACGGAAGAGGCGAGTCGGGCACTCGAACTCAGTCAGGAGTATGAGTCGATCGCCTTTATTCGGGATCACTCTCAAGGGTCCCCAGACTTACTCCCCGGCCTGTGCCTGTATAGTGAACGCTGGCTACAGGAGGAGGTGTTTCCCCACTTTCGGGATCTGGCGAATGAAGTCGCCCAATTGAAGGCTTACTTCGCCAATGAAGAGGTGCAAGCTTACCTGGAAGCTCTGCCCAATGAGCGTGAAGTTGAGGCGGATACCTGGACCCCGATTACAACTGATCTCACCCCCCCTCCCTACGAACGAGGAGACGAGCAGGCAACCGGGCGACTATCCCCCCCAGCCCCCTCGACAACCGCTGTTGCTTGGGAAGATCCCACCCTGCCCCCGTTAGCCGATCCCCCCCACCCCACGGCCTCTAGCCCCCCATCCCCCGTTTTACCCCCCCACCCCACCCGCCAGTCCCGACGGACAGCCGCCTCGCCTACCCCAGTTGAGCCTGCTGCTTCTGGGATGACGGCAGCGGCAGGACCGGCCCAACCTAATCCCAAGGTTCGTCGCTTTGCCCGATCGGTCACCGAGCCTCTCTCCCGGTTTACTCAAGCGGCGGTTTCGCCAACGGTCTCGCAGAATAGTTCCAGCTCCCATCAGGAGTATGCTATCCGGGACGAAAGCGTGAGTAGTCGGCGATCATCGCCACGAGCGGGCACCACGCATGCTATCCCCCGACTGGGACGCCTCCTGCTGGTGGGGCTGCTGGGGTTGGGGCTGCTGGGGGGAACTGTCTTCCTGGTAAGGGCAACCTACGGGTGGCTGACAGGAATTTTTCGCGCCCTCTCAGGGCCACAACTGGTGCGGGAATCGGCTGAGGTTCCCCTGGATAGCCCTCTCTTTATTCTCCCAGAGCCAGGCAGTGCCGCCTTCCGTCCCTCAATGGAGGGACCGATGAATAAAGAATTGGCCACTTGGCTGATTGAAACCTGGCTGGCGACCAAAGCAGCAGCCCTTGGCCCCAAACATGCAACCGACAAACTGGCCACTATCCTAGCGGAGCCAGCCCTCGGACAGTGGCAACAGCAAGCCGATGGGGCAAAACGGGATAACTGGCATGGTGAATATGAGCATACCGTGCGGGTGGAAACGGTGACCCAGGATCCCAACAACCCTGATCAGGCAGAAGTTGAAGCGCAAGTCCAAGAACGGGCCGCCTTCTATCAAAATGGTCGCTTAGATGAAGCCTCCTCTTACCAGGATACCTTGCGGGTGCGGTACTCCCTCGTGCGTCAGGGCGGTGAATGGCGGATTCAGTCCATGCAGGTGGTGGGTTAA
- the pdhA gene encoding pyruvate dehydrogenase (acetyl-transferring) E1 component subunit alpha: protein MEMVQDRTLPKFDATSVQITREEGLIFYEDMVLGRLFEDKCAEMYYRGKMFGFVHLYNGQEAVSSGVIRSLRRDEDFVCSTYRDHVHALSAGVPAKEVMAELFGKETGCSKGRGGSMHLFSAAHRLLGGYAFVAEGIPVATGVAFQSKYRREVLQDSRADQVTVCFFGDGAANNGQFFECLNMAALWKLPIIYVVENNKWAIGMAHERATSVPEIYKKGPAFGMVGVEVDGMDVLAVRDAAQAAIARARAGEGPTLIEALTYRFRGHSLADPDELRSKAEKETWLARDPIKRFEAYLTGKGLTTEAELQAIKARVQAEVDAAVEFAEASPEPNPDELYRYVFADD, encoded by the coding sequence ATGGAAATGGTACAAGATCGAACCTTACCCAAGTTTGACGCGACTTCGGTCCAGATCACCCGTGAAGAGGGATTGATCTTTTATGAGGATATGGTTCTGGGGCGGTTGTTTGAAGACAAGTGCGCCGAGATGTACTACCGGGGCAAAATGTTTGGCTTTGTCCACCTCTACAACGGTCAGGAGGCAGTTTCCTCTGGTGTGATTCGGTCCTTACGGCGGGATGAGGATTTTGTGTGTAGCACTTATCGGGATCACGTCCATGCCCTGAGCGCGGGGGTGCCGGCCAAGGAAGTGATGGCGGAACTGTTTGGCAAGGAGACGGGGTGCAGCAAGGGTCGGGGGGGATCGATGCACCTGTTCTCGGCTGCCCATCGGCTGTTGGGAGGCTATGCGTTTGTTGCTGAGGGCATTCCGGTGGCGACGGGGGTGGCCTTCCAGTCCAAATATCGGCGGGAGGTTCTCCAGGACAGCCGTGCGGATCAGGTAACGGTCTGTTTCTTTGGCGATGGGGCAGCCAATAATGGCCAATTTTTCGAGTGTTTGAATATGGCAGCCCTCTGGAAGTTACCCATCATTTATGTGGTGGAGAATAACAAGTGGGCGATCGGGATGGCCCATGAACGGGCAACGTCGGTGCCGGAAATCTACAAAAAAGGCCCAGCCTTTGGCATGGTTGGGGTCGAGGTGGATGGGATGGATGTGCTGGCGGTGCGCGATGCCGCCCAGGCGGCGATCGCCCGCGCCCGTGCCGGGGAAGGTCCCACCCTGATCGAAGCCCTGACCTATCGTTTCCGGGGTCACTCCCTGGCGGATCCGGACGAGTTACGCAGTAAGGCCGAAAAGGAAACCTGGTTGGCCCGCGATCCCATTAAGCGATTTGAGGCCTACCTGACGGGGAAGGGGTTAACAACCGAGGCCGAATTGCAGGCGATCAAGGCTCGGGTTCAAGCTGAGGTGGATGCGGCGGTGGAGTTTGCCGAAGCGAGTCCCGAACCCAATCCTGACGAACTCTACCGCTATGTTTTTGCGGACGACTAA